The Coffea arabica cultivar ET-39 chromosome 4e, Coffea Arabica ET-39 HiFi, whole genome shotgun sequence genome includes a window with the following:
- the LOC140005500 gene encoding uncharacterized protein produces MASETAAQKKLIDELISSGVQPEPAPVKQPESEPFVIPPIQIAFEGVFNPQYTYTQNPPFYPPYGEGFQPQGGQGGPNMPLDPQAFYQTTAEPVASEHTVQTKPEMGESSAPVDMKLLKRLDRFDEFIRKSQGLSKQGVLDYDDLCLFPNVQLPVGFKTPKFNKYDGTGNPKTHLCLFANKLGRPVDDENLPLRLFPESLEGDALDWYSNLKPEKVKTWLDLSNAFIRQYEYNCELAPTRTTLEGTKRRPSEDHKTYAKRWRKIAAKVEPPMIEDEIIRTFIKTHDPPYFEEIFRMTGCTFAAIVNKLEEYDDFVRAEKIVNVSALKSQVEGRPLDQLYDQLKAAGKIGTVPPPTYPYGIYVGYNPQAVCAYHSGAPGHSTVDCKALKHRIQDMIEAGEIVIRKKEAQGPNINRNPLPEHTNTIGVILDDAEYEEQVQKLEREAEVFGVTDQPFVIEVPFEEDKRPFILDLTVAESKALEPVVIEFPEQEPVLSLQRVPWNYDEPVIQIGEKSIAKEEVSVVTRSGRIASPFGATVPIQTNNAELPAKPTITEKKALDFLKRLQRSEYNVVEKLSKSPAQISMLDLLFSSDMHRDALLEVLTKAQIPNDISVANFSHIVGSVLFTKQITFSDDELPAEGIGHNKALYIAVRCNGKILPKVLIDNGSALNICSWSTLEKLGLQDIKLRPSATIVRGFDGAQREPIGEVDLVVEMGPAQFQIACQVMHFSSVYNVLLGRPWIHKSGAVPSSLHQLLKFIVNDKLITIFAEEDCLVIADSGSKEDSSRNATVTPHSTADIVSVSWITKEERALSKASVMIAKKMICGGYEFDKGLGRDLQGMLKPVEIVEKKDSFGLGFRPTAKDIKETKERKRAEKEGRQKAFDIPPLHYTFPRPTEVITSEINPVDGIETSLAQLFVGATFEDSFPDEAEMYLHGPMMI; encoded by the exons atggcgtcTGAGACGGCCGCCCAAAAGAAGTTGATCGACGAGCTCATTAGTAGTGGAGTGCAGCCCGAGCCTGCGCCCGTCAAACAACCggaatccgaaccatttgtcatTCCTCCAATTCAAATCGCTTTTGAGGGAGTTTTCAACCCGCAGTATACTTACACTCAAAATCCTCCATTCTATCCTCCTTATGGGGAAGGATTTCAGCCTCAGGGTGGTCAAGGTGGTCCAAACATGCCTCTGGATCCACAAGCTTTTTATCAGACTACCGCAGAGCCTGTTGCGTCGGAGCacactgttcaaaccaagccagaaatgggagagTCGTCTGCCCCGGTTGATATGAAGTTACTTAAGCGGTTGGATCGTTTCGATGAATTCATCaggaaaagccaaggtttaagcaaacaaggggTGTTAGACTACGATGATCTGTGCCTGTTTCCAAATGTACAGCTGCCCGTGGGGTTCAAGACCCCGAAGTTCAATAAATATGATGGTACAGGCAATCCTAAGACACACTTGTgtttgtttgccaacaagttgggcagaCCGGTGGATGACGAAAATTTGCCATTAAGGTTATTTCCAGAGAGTCTAGAAGGAGACGCCCTCGATTGGTATTCAAACTTAAAGCCAGAGAAGGTGAAGACTTGGCTTGATCTGTCCAACGCCTTCATCAGACAATACGAATATAACTGTGAGCTAGCACCGACCAGAACTACTTTGGAAGGCACCAAGAGgcgaccatctgaagatcataagacatacGCCAAAAGATGGAGGAAGATAGCTGCCAAGGTTGAGCCTCcgatgattgaagatgaaattaTTCGCACTTTCATAAAGACGCATGATCCTCCATACTTCGAAGAAATCTTCCGTATGACTGGGTGTACATTTGCTGCGATTGTGAATAAACTCGAAGagtatgatgattttgtgaGAGCCGAAAAAATTGTCAACGTCTCTGCCCTAAAATCACAAGTAGAAG GTAGGCCTctagaccaattgtatgaccagTTGAAGGCCGCCGGAAAGATTGGCACGGTACCCCCTCCGACCTATCCATATGGCATATACGTTGGGTATAACCCACAAGccgtctgtgcttatcattcaggggcacCCGGACATTCAACTGTTGATTGCAAGGCTCTTAAGCatagaattcaagatatgattgaagCCGGAGAGATTGTAATCAGGAAAAAGGAGGCACAAGGGCCGAATATAAATAGGAACCCCTTGCCGGAACACACTAATACCATTGGGGTCATTCTGGACGACGCAGAGTATGAGGAGcaagtccaaaaattggaaagGGAAGCTGAGgtgtttggggtcacagaccaaccATTTGTAATAGAGGTGCCATTTGAGGAGGATAAAAGGccttttattttggatctcACTGTAGCTGAAAGCAAGGCTTTGGAGCCAGTGGTCATCGAATTCCCAGAGCAGGAGCCTGTTCTGAGTTTACAGCGAGTGCCATGGAACTACGATGAACCTGTCATACAAATTGGAGAAAAGTCAATTGCCAAAGAAGAGGTGTCAGTGGTCACTAGATCAGGGAGGATTGCAAGTCCGTTTGGAGCTACCGTTCCGATTCAAACAAATAACGCCGAGCTGCCCGCTAAACCAACAATTACTGAGAAGAAAGCCTTGGATTTTCTTAAAAGGCTCCAAAGAAGTGAATATAATGTAGTGGAGAAGCTAAGCAAGTCGCCCGCCCAAATATCCATGTTGGATCTGCTCTTTTCTTCGGATATGCATAGGGATGCGTTGCTCGAAGTGTTGACCAAAGCTCAAATCCCTAATGACATCTCAGTTGCTAATTTCTCACATATAGTTGGGAGTGtgttatttacaaaacaaatcactttctctGATGATGAGTTACCAGCGGAAGGCATCGGACATAACAAGGCTCTGTACATAGCTGTGAGGTGCAATGGGAAAATTTTGCCAAAGGTGTTGATTGACAATGGATCTGCGCTTAATATCTGTTCTTGGAGTACcttggaaaagctagggttgcaaGATATCAAGCTCAGGCCTTCAGCGACCATAGTTAGAGGTTTTGATGGAGCACAAAGAGAACCTATAGGAGAAGTAGATTTAGTAGTCGAGATGGGGCCCGCACAGTTTCAAATAGCCTGCCAAGTTATGCACTTTTCTAGTGTTTACAATGTTTTGCTTGGAAGGCCGTGGATTCATAAGTCCGGAGCTGTGCCTTCTTCATTGCATCAATTGTTGAAATTCATAGTAAATGACAAATTGATAACTATCTTTGCCGAGGAGGATTGCCTCGTGATTGCTGATTCTGGGTCCAAAGAAGATAGTAGCCGAAACGCCACAGTAACCCCTCATAGCACAGCTGATATCGTCTCTGTTAGTTGGATAACAAAAGAGGAACGAGCTCTGTCAAAGGCCAGTGTCATGATCGCTAAGAAAATGATCTGCGGAGGATATGAGTTTGACAAAGGGTTGGGACGTGATCTACAAGGAATGCTGAAACCAGTGGAAATTGTGGAGAAAAAGGATTCATTCGGTTTGGGTTTCCGACCAACCGCTAAAGACATCAAAGAAACGAAGGAACGCAAGAGAGCAGAGAAAGAAGGCAGGCAAAAGGCCTTTGATATTCCACCACTGCATTATACTTTTCCACGACCAACCGAGGTGATCACATCAGAGATTAACCCAGTTGACGGAATCGAAActagtttggcccaattgttcgttggggcaacatttgaagacaGTTTCCCAGATGAGGCCGA GATGTATTTgcatggtcctatgatgatatga